A window of the Thermogemmatispora onikobensis genome harbors these coding sequences:
- the ribD gene encoding bifunctional diaminohydroxyphosphoribosylaminopyrimidine deaminase/5-amino-6-(5-phosphoribosylamino)uracil reductase RibD, producing MPEEGPAILLSELERSLMLRALALARSVEGRTSPRPPVGAVLARHGQIVGQGATAPPYGPHAEVEALRAAGPQARGADLYVTLEPCCIALHTPPCTETIIAAGVRRVVVAARDPNPRVDGRGLAQLQQAGVEVALLDEDDPQARQARELLRPFATFVRSKRPYVTAKWAMTLDGKMAAYTGDSFWISGSPARTWAHELRDRVDGILVGAGTARRDDPLLTVRLAASSERRPRLQPPRRLIITSSGQLPPQLRLLNTPEAGETWLLIGEQVPAEQRAALARPAVRLIEVPCEPTGRVDLRQALQRLAAEDLMHILLEGGAALTGSAFDCGCIDHVAVIVAPVLIGGAGAPVPLAGQGLPSLSLAATLRDRCTQTLGDDLLIEGEVCYAPAAPSEAEVVQNLTRK from the coding sequence ATGCCTGAAGAAGGGCCTGCCATTCTGTTGAGCGAACTGGAACGGTCCCTGATGCTGCGAGCGCTGGCGCTGGCGCGCAGCGTCGAGGGGCGCACCAGTCCCCGCCCGCCGGTGGGGGCTGTCCTTGCGCGCCACGGGCAGATTGTAGGTCAGGGAGCGACGGCTCCGCCCTATGGACCTCATGCCGAGGTCGAGGCGCTGCGGGCTGCTGGCCCACAGGCCCGAGGGGCCGATCTCTATGTGACATTAGAGCCGTGCTGCATCGCGCTGCACACGCCGCCCTGTACCGAGACCATCATTGCCGCGGGGGTCCGGCGCGTCGTCGTGGCCGCTCGCGATCCCAACCCGCGGGTCGATGGGCGCGGACTGGCGCAGCTCCAGCAGGCCGGGGTAGAGGTTGCGCTGCTGGACGAGGATGATCCCCAGGCCCGGCAGGCGCGCGAGCTGCTGCGTCCCTTTGCCACCTTTGTGCGTAGCAAGCGCCCCTATGTCACGGCTAAATGGGCCATGACCCTCGATGGCAAGATGGCGGCCTATACTGGCGACTCCTTCTGGATCAGCGGATCACCAGCTCGGACCTGGGCCCACGAGCTGCGCGACCGCGTCGATGGCATCCTGGTGGGAGCTGGGACGGCGCGCCGCGACGATCCCTTGCTCACCGTGCGCCTGGCCGCCAGCAGCGAGCGCAGACCACGTCTCCAGCCGCCGCGACGGCTGATCATAACCAGCAGCGGCCAACTCCCGCCACAACTACGACTGCTCAACACGCCCGAGGCTGGAGAGACCTGGCTGCTGATCGGCGAGCAGGTTCCCGCCGAGCAACGCGCAGCCCTGGCCCGTCCGGCTGTACGTCTCATCGAAGTGCCCTGTGAGCCGACGGGGCGCGTTGATCTCCGGCAGGCCCTGCAGCGTCTGGCTGCCGAGGACCTGATGCATATCCTCCTCGAAGGCGGGGCCGCCCTCACAGGCAGCGCCTTCGACTGTGGCTGCATCGATCACGTCGCCGTCATCGTCGCGCCCGTGCTAATCGGCGGCGCTGGCGCCCCAGTCCCTCTCGCCGGCCAGGGCCTGCCCAGCCTGAGCCTGGCGGCCACGCTGCGCGATCGGTGCACCCAGACTCTGGGCGACGACCTGCTGATCGAGGGCGAGGTCTGCTACGCCCCTGCCGCCCCGTCGGAGGCAGAAGTAGTGCAGAACCTGACGAGAAAGTGA